The following coding sequences are from one Candidatus Hydrogenedentota bacterium window:
- a CDS encoding peptidase U34, translated as MCDTMAIVEADKVLFIKNSDRDANEAQFVEWYPRQDYPLKTKLRCTWITIPQVRQTRAVILCRPFWMWGAEMGANEDGVVIGNEAVFTNQPYAAAGLTGMDLVRLGLERSQNAFEASNVIISLLNSHGQGGGGGYENRRFTYHNSFIIVDKNGGYVLETAGKMWRRETIKGIVAISNGLTLPGFAEKYRSRLKTAVAQSNTRRMRMIMCACVSASKESLFALLRDHGEGQQYPRYRRINGALSAPCVHGGGWAAASQTTGSWVSELSPRGVQHWATGTSAPCTSLFKPVYLDEPLQLGPVSKNSVKGSLWWVHEQFHRLVVRDPATSYAVFEDERDAVEKEWLHNPPSTREAVKKHLKLLRAWKKTPLLNSLHDKRPAYVQRYWKRRRLE; from the coding sequence ATGTGCGATACAATGGCTATTGTTGAAGCGGACAAGGTGCTGTTCATCAAAAATTCGGATCGTGACGCGAACGAAGCACAATTTGTGGAATGGTATCCTCGCCAAGATTATCCCCTCAAAACGAAGCTGCGCTGTACGTGGATCACCATCCCGCAAGTGCGCCAAACACGTGCTGTAATCTTGTGCCGCCCTTTCTGGATGTGGGGCGCAGAAATGGGCGCCAATGAAGATGGCGTTGTTATCGGCAACGAAGCCGTATTTACCAATCAACCCTATGCCGCAGCTGGATTGACGGGTATGGATCTGGTTAGACTTGGACTCGAACGCTCCCAAAACGCCTTCGAAGCCAGCAATGTCATCATCTCCCTGTTAAACAGCCACGGCCAAGGCGGCGGCGGCGGCTATGAAAACAGACGGTTTACCTATCACAACAGCTTCATCATTGTGGATAAAAACGGCGGCTATGTCTTGGAGACAGCGGGCAAGATGTGGCGCCGTGAAACGATCAAAGGTATTGTCGCCATCTCCAATGGTCTGACCCTGCCCGGCTTCGCCGAAAAATACCGGAGCCGTCTTAAAACAGCGGTGGCGCAAAGCAATACGCGGCGTATGCGCATGATCATGTGCGCCTGTGTTTCTGCGTCGAAAGAATCCTTGTTCGCACTGCTCCGTGATCACGGCGAAGGGCAACAATATCCGCGTTACCGGCGTATTAACGGCGCTCTTTCTGCGCCCTGTGTACACGGCGGCGGTTGGGCGGCAGCTTCACAAACAACAGGCTCATGGGTCTCAGAACTGAGCCCCCGCGGCGTGCAACATTGGGCAACAGGCACTTCCGCCCCTTGCACCAGCTTATTTAAGCCCGTGTACTTGGATGAACCTTTACAGCTGGGTCCTGTTTCAAAAAACAGTGTCAAAGGAAGTCTATGGTGGGTCCATGAACAATTTCATCGGCTCGTCGTGCGCGATCCGGCAACCTCTTACGCTGTGTTTGAGGATGAGCGCGATGCCGTGGAAAAAGAATGGCTGCACAACCCGCCGTCCACACGGGAGGCTGTCAAAAAGCATTTAAAACTTTTACGGGCTTGGAAGAAAACGCCGCTTCTCAATAGTCTGCACGATAAACGACCTGCCTATGTACAGCGCTATTGGAAGCGGCGACGCTTAGAATAA
- a CDS encoding Gfo/Idh/MocA family oxidoreductase has translation MTHYYNRREFIAGAIAGGALLHTQLYAGAQALSDDIVVGVVGMSRGKALALDLLKAGGCRVAYVCDVDEKRRDDGAAAIAKASGHTPEAVGDFRRILDDPKVQAVAFALPAHWHAPAAILACKAGKHVYVEKPCCHNPHEGELLVEAAQRYQRVVQMGAQRRSSIVINKGMAKLQEGAIGTIRYARAWYCVQRGSMGTGALQDPPEYLNYDLWQGPAPRRPYKDNVIHYNWHWLWHYGTGEAGNNGTHLFDMGRWGLGVDYPIRVTAAGGRYRYDDDQETPDTLMTTFEFEGGKMLTWEGLSTNQPGPEGLAVGVTFYGDEGSLVFGSDKYRLRDGAGKTLEEDQGDVGGVPHGANFFDAIRNNEPGLLNCPIDNGYKSTLMAHLANIAYRTGHSLYCDGQGHILNDPEAAAFWRREYEPGWEPELG, from the coding sequence ATGACGCACTATTATAATCGAAGAGAGTTTATTGCCGGCGCTATCGCCGGTGGCGCACTGTTACATACCCAATTATATGCCGGGGCTCAAGCCTTATCCGATGATATTGTTGTCGGTGTGGTGGGCATGAGCCGCGGCAAAGCCTTGGCTTTGGATCTGTTGAAGGCAGGGGGCTGCCGTGTTGCCTATGTGTGCGACGTGGATGAGAAGCGCCGTGATGACGGCGCTGCCGCCATCGCCAAAGCGAGCGGACATACCCCCGAGGCGGTCGGCGATTTTCGACGCATTTTAGACGATCCCAAGGTGCAGGCGGTGGCTTTCGCGCTGCCTGCCCATTGGCATGCGCCGGCTGCTATTCTTGCTTGTAAAGCGGGCAAACATGTGTATGTAGAAAAGCCCTGCTGCCACAATCCTCATGAGGGAGAATTGTTGGTGGAAGCGGCTCAGCGCTATCAACGGGTTGTTCAAATGGGCGCACAGCGCCGCTCGTCCATAGTGATCAACAAAGGTATGGCGAAATTGCAGGAGGGAGCCATTGGCACAATCCGTTATGCCCGGGCGTGGTATTGTGTTCAGCGCGGCAGCATGGGAACGGGCGCGCTGCAGGATCCCCCTGAATACTTGAATTACGACCTGTGGCAGGGCCCGGCTCCGCGCCGGCCTTACAAAGATAATGTCATCCATTACAACTGGCATTGGCTGTGGCACTATGGCACGGGAGAAGCGGGCAATAACGGAACCCACCTCTTTGACATGGGCCGCTGGGGGCTGGGCGTGGACTATCCTATACGGGTTACCGCTGCAGGCGGCCGCTATCGCTACGACGACGACCAAGAAACACCCGACACGCTCATGACCACCTTTGAGTTCGAAGGCGGGAAGATGTTGACTTGGGAAGGGCTCAGCACGAACCAGCCCGGTCCCGAAGGCTTAGCCGTTGGCGTCACCTTTTACGGAGATGAAGGGAGCTTGGTTTTCGGATCAGATAAATATCGGCTCCGCGACGGCGCAGGAAAAACCTTGGAAGAAGATCAAGGCGATGTGGGCGGTGTGCCCCATGGTGCCAACTTCTTTGACGCCATCCGGAACAATGAACCGGGCCTCTTGAATTGTCCCATTGACAACGGATACAAGAGTACTTTGATGGCTCATTTGGCAAATATTGCGTATCGTACCGGGCACAGCCTGTACTGTGACGGGCAAGGACACATTCTGAATGATCCGGAAGCAGCCGCCTTCTGGCGCAGAGAGTACGAGCCCGGTTGGGAACCGGAACTGGGCTGA
- the ubiE gene encoding bifunctional demethylmenaquinone methyltransferase/2-methoxy-6-polyprenyl-1,4-benzoquinol methylase UbiE, whose translation MDNTQVTANRNRIRIMFDAIAFRYDFLNRLLSFRQDVRWRRFLLDKLPQTTEKLRVLDLASGTGDVLLALLADKRAPKYVVGADISAAMLQHALAKVRKAGVEDQCALTVGAAESLSFADESFDAVTVAFGVRNFSDRPAGLSEMHRVLRRGGCALILELSLPPNMLMRALYLIYFRATLPLLAGLFSKQRAAYHYLNRSVEAFPAPQTFCAILEEAGFQDCSYTRFTFGVAALYVASKAR comes from the coding sequence ATGGACAATACACAGGTCACAGCGAATCGCAACCGCATACGGATAATGTTTGATGCCATTGCTTTCCGCTACGATTTTTTAAATCGGCTGCTATCCTTTCGCCAAGATGTACGGTGGCGGCGATTTCTGCTCGACAAACTTCCGCAGACAACGGAAAAGCTGCGCGTTTTAGATCTCGCATCGGGCACAGGCGATGTGTTGCTGGCGCTCTTGGCGGATAAACGGGCTCCCAAATACGTGGTGGGCGCGGACATCTCCGCTGCCATGCTGCAGCACGCACTAGCGAAAGTGCGCAAGGCAGGCGTAGAAGACCAATGCGCGCTCACCGTGGGCGCGGCGGAATCACTGAGCTTTGCAGATGAGAGTTTTGATGCGGTCACGGTCGCTTTTGGCGTGCGCAATTTCAGTGATCGTCCGGCAGGACTCAGCGAGATGCACCGGGTGCTGCGGCGAGGCGGCTGCGCCTTGATTCTCGAATTGAGCCTGCCGCCGAATATGCTGATGCGCGCCCTTTACCTGATCTATTTTCGCGCCACCCTGCCGCTGCTCGCAGGCTTGTTTAGCAAACAACGAGCAGCCTATCACTATCTGAATCGCTCAGTGGAAGCTTTCCCTGCTCCCCAAACGTTTTGCGCAATACTGGAAGAGGCAGGCTTTCAAGACTGCAGCTACACCCGATTTACCTTCGGTGTGGCAGCGCTCTATGTGGCTTCTAAGGCGCGTTGA
- a CDS encoding aspartate-semialdehyde dehydrogenase, whose product MREKVVAVVGATGVVGHQMLQILEARKFPVARIKCLASKRSLGKKLPFKGEEVPVEVLDENSFADVDIALFSAGGGTSKKFAPIAAAAGAVVIDNSSAWRMDPDVPLVVPEVNPEALAKHNGIIANPNCSTTQLVVVLKPLHDAAKIRRIVVSTYQAVSGAGIAAIDELREESKAILNNERYTPAVFPHQIAFNCIPQIPQSDAFADNAYTTEEMKMVNETKKILGDQSIRVTATTVRVPVFSGHSESVNVETEKKLTAAEARALLEKAPGVVVEDDPAAQRYPLAVHAVGKYDTFVGRIREDISHPSALDMWVVSDNLLKGAALNTVQIAEQLL is encoded by the coding sequence ATGCGTGAAAAAGTTGTTGCTGTAGTAGGAGCCACCGGTGTGGTGGGTCATCAGATGTTGCAAATCCTCGAAGCGCGCAAATTCCCCGTAGCTCGTATAAAATGCCTCGCCTCCAAACGCTCCCTCGGGAAAAAGCTTCCCTTTAAAGGTGAAGAGGTGCCGGTGGAAGTTCTTGACGAAAATTCTTTTGCCGATGTAGATATTGCCCTTTTCAGTGCAGGCGGCGGTACCAGCAAAAAATTCGCGCCCATAGCAGCCGCTGCAGGGGCCGTAGTCATCGATAATTCGAGTGCATGGCGTATGGATCCTGATGTGCCCCTTGTCGTGCCTGAGGTCAATCCTGAAGCCCTCGCCAAACACAACGGCATTATTGCCAATCCCAATTGCTCCACGACCCAACTGGTTGTCGTGTTGAAGCCCCTTCATGATGCCGCGAAGATACGCCGTATCGTCGTGTCCACCTACCAAGCGGTCTCGGGCGCCGGTATCGCCGCCATCGATGAACTGCGCGAAGAGTCAAAAGCGATTTTGAACAATGAGCGTTATACGCCCGCGGTCTTCCCCCATCAAATTGCTTTCAATTGTATCCCGCAGATTCCCCAATCCGATGCTTTTGCCGATAACGCTTATACGACGGAAGAAATGAAAATGGTCAATGAGACGAAAAAGATTCTTGGCGACCAATCCATCCGCGTTACCGCTACTACCGTGCGGGTTCCCGTATTCAGCGGTCACAGCGAATCTGTCAATGTGGAGACGGAGAAGAAACTTACAGCGGCAGAGGCACGGGCACTCCTTGAGAAAGCGCCGGGCGTCGTAGTAGAAGACGACCCCGCCGCGCAGCGCTATCCCCTCGCTGTCCATGCTGTCGGAAAATATGATACCTTTGTCGGTCGCATCCGGGAAGACATCTCCCATCCTTCTGCCTTGGACATGTGGGTCGTATCCGATAATCTGCTCAAAGGTGCCGCTCTCAACACGGTTCAGATCGCAGAACAACTCCTGTAA
- the trxA gene encoding thioredoxin: MSNIIELTENTFNEAVASGVSLVDFWAEWCGPCRMIAPVVDSVASDVAGRAKVYKLNVDTAQNVAIKYNVQSIPTLLVMKDGAEVKRFVGVTQKDVLVGAIEDALE, from the coding sequence ATGAGTAATATAATCGAACTGACAGAAAATACCTTTAATGAAGCCGTGGCGTCCGGTGTGAGTCTGGTTGATTTTTGGGCCGAATGGTGCGGTCCTTGCCGGATGATTGCGCCCGTCGTAGACAGTGTTGCATCCGATGTGGCGGGTCGTGCCAAAGTCTATAAATTAAATGTGGATACCGCTCAGAACGTAGCGATCAAATACAATGTCCAAAGCATCCCGACCCTGCTGGTCATGAAAGACGGTGCGGAAGTGAAGCGCTTTGTCGGCGTGACCCAAAAAGACGTTCTGGTCGGTGCCATCGAAGACGCGCTGGAATAG